One genomic segment of Danio rerio strain Tuebingen ecotype United States chromosome 11, GRCz12tu, whole genome shotgun sequence includes these proteins:
- the psmd6 gene encoding 26S proteasome non-ATPase regulatory subunit 6 (The RefSeq protein has 1 substitution compared to this genomic sequence), with protein sequence MPLENLEEEGLPKNPNLRIAQLKFLLTHRQDAQVKSELMDAIKLNNMAPYYETLCKELKWQADTDLLSKMKKANEDELKRLDDVLEDAEKNLGESEIRDAMMAKAEYLIRIGDKEGALTAFRKTYDKTVALGHRLDIVFYLLRIGLFYMDNDLITRNTEKAKSLIEEGGDWDRRNRLKVYQGLYCVAIRDFKQAAELFLDTVSTFTSYELMDYKTFVTYTVYVCMIALKRPDLREKVIKGAEILEVLHSLPAVRQYLFSLYECRYSVFFQSLARVEQEMKQDWLFAPHYRYYVREMRILAYSQLLESYRSLTLGYMAEAFGVSTEFIDQELSRFIAAGRLHCKIDKVNEIVETNRPDSKNWQYQETIKKGDLLLNRVQKLSRVINM encoded by the exons atgCCTTTGGAGAACTTGGAGGAAGAGGGTTTACCTAAAAACCCCAATCTGAGGATCGCTCAGCTGAAGTTTCTGCTCACTCACAGACAAGATGCTCAGGTTAAAAGCGAGCTAATGGACGCCATCAAACTCAACA ATATGGCCCCGTACTATGAAACCCTGTGTAAGGAGCTGAAGTGGCAGGCGGACTCTGATCTGTTgagtaagatgaagaaggcaaaTGAGGATGAACTGAAGCGCCTGGATGATGTTTTGGAGGATGCAGAGAAGAACCTTGGAGAGAGTGAGATCAGAGACGCCATGATGGCCAAAGCTGAATATCTCATACGCATCGGTGACAAG GAAGGAGCCCTGACTGCCTTTCGGAAGACCTACGACAAgactgttgctcttggtcatcgCTTAGATATTGTTTTTTACTTGCTGAGGATCGGCCTGTTTTACATGGACAACGACCTCATCACCCGCAACACTGAGAAAGCCAAAAG TTTGATTGAAGAAGGCGGTGACTGGGACCGGAGGAATCGTCTTAAGGTTTATCAGGGCCTTTACTGTGTGGCCATACGGGATTTCAAGCAGGCAGCAGAACTCTTTCTGGACACCGTGTCCACGTTCACCTCCTATGAGCTCATGGACTACAAGACGTTTGTCACATACaccgtgtatgtgtgtatgatcGCCCTGAAGAGGCCCGACCTCAGAGAGAAG GTGATCAAAGGTGCCGAGATCTTGGAGGTGTTGCACAGTTTACCTGCGGTGCGTCAGTATCTCTTCTCCCTCTACGAGTGCCGTTATTCAGTATTCTTCCAGTCACTGG CTCGAGTGGAGCAGGAGATGAAGCAAGACTGGTTGTTTGCTCCTCATTATCGTTACTATGTTCGTGAGATGCGGATCCTGGCCTACAGTCAGCTGCTGGAGTCCTACCGCTCACTCACGCTGGGATACATGGCCGAGGCTTTTGGAGTCAGCACAGAGTTCATTGATCA GGAGCTGTCTCGATTTATCGCAGCAGGACGGTTACATTGCAAGATTGACAAAGTCAATGAGATCGTGGAAACTAACAG ACCTGACAGTAAGAACTGGCAGTACCAGGAAACCATAAAGAAGGGCGATCTCCTGCTGAACAGAGTGCAGAAGCTCTCCAGAGTGATCAACATGTAG